GCCGGTCGCAGCTGCAGCGACACAAGATGTTGGGGTGCGGGGGTAGTCTGGGGGGATTTGGGAGTCTGGGCCAACGGCCAAAGTGCCAGGGAAAACCGGCTATCCAGGGCGGGTTGGTGTGAGTGGGTTAAATTGGTGATCAATATTGTACCGGCGAACCCCGAGCGGGGGTATACTGATCCCGTCATCTACTGCAGAAAGAGATAACGCCATGAGAGAAGTCGTCAAAGCCATGTCCCAGCGCGCTGCCCGCGAAGCGCTGGGCACCCCTGAACAGTTCAACGGCGGGGTTTACGTCACCAAGAACGGCACCCCCGAGCTCTTTATCACCACCGCCGCCGACCGTGCCCAAGAGCTGGCCGATCTGCACCAGGCGCGGGAAGATAAGGCGCTGGTCAAGCTGGTTGCCCTGGCCACCCAGGACATTGGCCACAAAGGCCGGAGTTACAGCGAGGATGAAGCGCTGGCCCTGCTGCGGGCGGCCCGTACATGACGCTGCCGGTGCGAGTGACCGCCACCGCCTTGACCTGCCTGCAGGATATCGAGGCGTTTGATGCGGTGCATAGCGGGGCCGAGCATGCCGCCGCCCTGGTGGAGACGCTGCTGACCGAGGCCGTGGCGGCGATCAGTGCCAACGCCCTGCTCTATCGCCAGTGCCCGAGCACGGCAGACTATGGGCTTGATGTGCGCGAGCGCATAGATCAGAAGGGCTATCGGGTGCTCTACAGTGTGCAGCCCGATGCCGCCTATATCCTGCTGGTGCTGCACCAGCGCCAAAGCATCGAGGATGCCCTGTACCGGCACCTGATCTTGCGGCAATGACGGAGTGAGGAAACGATGAGGATCAACAAGCAAGCATTAAGCAGGCCCGAGTTTCGCAAACTACGCGATAACCTGCAGGTTATCCATGGTACTCAACCGACCGTTGTGGGCTCGCTGCTATCCACCTTGGCAGCGATCGGTGAGCTGGTTTTTACCATCGCCCTTGTCGTTGTGCTGATCGTGGATACCCGATACACCGTGCTGCAAATGGGGATGGGATTGGTTGCCTCCCTGGTGCTGCACTGGTTGGCCAAGGCTTATGACAAGCGGTTTGCCGAACTACCTCACTCATAGCGTGAGGATCAGAGCAAACTGATTGCCTGCCCCGCCCCGAGCGGGGCTTTTGCTTTCTTGGTCAGCGGCCAAAAAGCCAGGGGGGAACCGCAGCTTTTCTGGCCGTGCTGTGGTGCGCCCGTCTGCGCGGCGTGATATGCTGCTTGGTGCTGTATATTTATACAGCTAAAGGTGAAATATGGTGTAAGCCGCTACGGGTGGCGGTGTGTCATTGAAACGAGGGTGTGCAGATGTGGACAATAGCGAAAGAGTGGTTTGCGTGGGTGTTGGATATGTGGCCAGTGCTGAAAGAGGTGTTACCCACATTGGGGTTGGGGGGAGCGTTGATCGGGGGGATCGAGTTTGCAAAATGGTGCGATGTCTTCAGCAGTCCGTTTTGGTCGAAGCTGCAGCTGGCCATCCTGGTGTATACCGTGTTGAGCATGTGCTGGGACGGGTATTGGGTGCTGCATCCCAGCAAGCAGGAGGTGCAGTGGCAGCGGGGGACGGATGATTACGGCCTGAACTGATCCTGGCGCGATGACTCGACCAACGCCCCGCACTTGCGGGGCGTTGGCGTTCTGGGCCAACGCGGCGGGGAAAACTGGCCATCGAGACGCCAGGATCTGCCTTTGCCACAGCCGAGTTTGTCCAATACCTCTCAACTGTGTTTAATAGGGGCGTTCGGTCACCACGAACAAGACCGCCCCCTCTCCCTGGGGGCTCCCATCATCAGACGTTTAGTAAAGGAGCCAAACATGGCCAACAACAAACCGCCCAAGGATCCTTGGTGTAACCCCCTGAAAATGCCGGATGGCTCCCAGATCTCGGGCGCGTCAGCGCGTGAACGGCGCATCAAGCTCAAAGGGGGGATCCCCGCCATCGTTGATGAAGGCGTAGCGATTGCCCTGGCGAAGTACCATGAGCTGCAAACCAGCCTGACTCTGCCGCCGCCCAGCCCGCACCCGCTCCCTGGCCAGCCTACCGCCAATCAGCCTGGGAACCTGCACTGAGTCACCACCTCACCCCGCATTGCGGGGTGAGGTTTTAAGGACGCTGCCGCGCTGCGCTTGCCGGCTGGCGGGTGCGTGATGGCGAACAGATGCCATCCCTTACCGCCCAGCTCTGGAGGGAAGGGTATAATAATCTTTGACGGCTTAGTCAAATTTGATACACTGAGTTTGCTGCAAGAGCATCTGTAGGGGGTATCAACCAGTAATTGGCCTTCTACATTGGGCAGTCAGA
This genomic stretch from Aeromonas sp. FDAARGOS 1405 harbors:
- a CDS encoding type II toxin-antitoxin system RelE/ParE family toxin → MTLPVRVTATALTCLQDIEAFDAVHSGAEHAAALVETLLTEAVAAISANALLYRQCPSTADYGLDVRERIDQKGYRVLYSVQPDAAYILLVLHQRQSIEDALYRHLILRQ